One part of the Microvirga sp. TS319 genome encodes these proteins:
- a CDS encoding bifunctional sugar phosphate isomerase/epimerase/4-hydroxyphenylpyruvate dioxygenase family protein: MRTAIATVCLSGTLPEKIEAIAAAQFKGVEIFENDLLSFNGTPADARRMIEGLGLETITFQPFRDFEGMPEPQRSKVFARAERKFDVMEELGCDLLMVCSNVSSDSLGGIERAAADFHELGERAAKRGMRVAFEALSWGRHIHDYRDSWEVVRRTNHPAVGLVLDSFHVLARGTDLSAICSIPSDKIFLVQMADAPKLDMDYLSWSRHYRCFPGQGDLPIDEFMNALHATGFDGLLSLEIFNDRFRAGSARSVAIDGQRSLIVMLDELRLRAQAVVPNLPQLPSKATCSGVEFLEFAVDERSAVSFEQTLCGLGFKKAGRHRSKAVTRWRQGDINIVVNADKEGFAHSFNITHGTSVCALALRVDDAPATVKRAMTLLDQPFQQPVGPSEMNIPAVRGLGGSLLYFVDHKTGLDRLWDVDFEPVEADDFTGVGLRSVDHVSQSMHYEEMLTWLLFYTSLLDVRKTPTQTVIDPGGVVQSQAIETRDGSLRLILNASQSQRTLSSRFLNDLFGSGVQHIALETGDILATVELLKANKVALLPIPENYYDDLEARSDLFPDDVQQLRANNILYDREGGAEYFQVYTVTLEGGFFFEIVERRSYHGYGAVNAPIRLASQTRLASAVIVPGS, translated from the coding sequence ATGCGCACAGCCATTGCCACCGTTTGCCTGAGCGGTACCCTCCCGGAGAAGATCGAGGCTATTGCGGCTGCGCAATTCAAGGGTGTGGAGATCTTCGAGAATGATCTTCTCTCCTTCAACGGAACGCCCGCCGACGCCCGGCGCATGATCGAAGGCCTTGGTCTGGAGACGATAACCTTTCAGCCGTTCCGCGATTTCGAAGGCATGCCCGAGCCTCAGCGATCCAAGGTGTTCGCCCGCGCCGAGCGCAAGTTCGACGTCATGGAGGAACTCGGCTGCGACCTTCTGATGGTGTGCAGCAACGTCTCGTCGGATTCGCTAGGCGGGATCGAACGGGCGGCCGCGGATTTCCACGAACTTGGGGAGCGCGCCGCCAAGCGCGGCATGCGCGTGGCTTTCGAGGCTCTGTCCTGGGGCCGGCACATCCACGATTACCGCGATTCCTGGGAGGTGGTCCGGCGCACGAACCATCCGGCCGTCGGACTGGTGCTCGATTCCTTTCATGTGCTGGCGCGGGGGACCGATCTGTCCGCGATTTGCTCTATTCCATCCGACAAGATCTTTCTCGTGCAGATGGCGGATGCACCGAAGCTCGACATGGATTATCTCTCCTGGAGCCGCCATTACCGCTGCTTCCCGGGACAAGGTGATCTGCCCATCGACGAATTCATGAATGCCCTCCATGCAACGGGCTTCGATGGGCTCCTGTCCCTGGAGATCTTCAACGACCGTTTTCGGGCCGGCTCCGCCCGCAGCGTCGCCATCGACGGGCAGCGCTCCCTCATTGTCATGCTGGATGAACTGCGCCTGCGCGCGCAAGCCGTCGTTCCCAATCTGCCGCAACTCCCATCCAAGGCGACCTGCTCAGGCGTCGAGTTTCTCGAATTCGCCGTGGACGAGCGCAGCGCCGTCAGCTTCGAGCAGACTTTATGCGGGCTGGGCTTCAAGAAGGCCGGCCGCCATCGTTCAAAGGCTGTGACCCGGTGGCGGCAGGGTGACATCAATATCGTCGTGAATGCGGACAAGGAGGGCTTCGCCCATTCCTTCAATATCACGCATGGCACCTCCGTCTGTGCCTTGGCGCTGCGCGTCGACGATGCGCCAGCGACCGTGAAACGTGCGATGACCCTCCTTGACCAGCCCTTCCAGCAGCCGGTCGGCCCCAGTGAAATGAATATCCCGGCGGTCCGCGGTCTCGGCGGCAGCCTCCTGTATTTCGTTGACCACAAGACTGGATTGGATCGGCTCTGGGATGTCGATTTCGAGCCTGTGGAGGCAGACGACTTCACCGGAGTCGGGCTGCGCTCTGTCGATCATGTGTCCCAATCGATGCATTACGAGGAGATGCTCACCTGGCTTTTGTTCTACACATCGCTCCTCGACGTAAGGAAGACGCCAACTCAGACGGTGATCGATCCGGGCGGCGTGGTGCAGAGCCAAGCTATCGAGACCCGTGATGGCTCGCTTCGTCTGATCCTCAACGCATCGCAGAGCCAGCGCACATTGTCGTCCCGATTCCTCAACGATCTTTTCGGCTCAGGGGTCCAGCATATCGCCCTTGAGACGGGCGACATCCTTGCGACTGTCGAACTCCTCAAAGCGAATAAGGTCGCTCTCCTGCCGATTCCGGAGAACTACTACGATGACCTCGAAGCGCGAAGCGATCTGTTTCCGGACGACGTGCAACAGCTGCGGGCGAATAATATCCTGTATGACCGCGAGGGCGGGGCCGAGTACTTTCAGGTCTATACCGTGACTTTGGAAGGCGGCTTTTTCTTCGAGATCGTAGAGCGGCGCAGCTATCATGGCTATGGTGCAGTGAATGCACCGATCCGACTGGCGTCTCAGACACGTCTTGCATCCGCCGTTATCGTTCCAGGGTCATGA
- a CDS encoding alpha-D-ribose 1-methylphosphonate 5-phosphate C-P-lyase PhnJ, producing the protein MKTHSLLAYNFAYIDEQTKRMIRRAILKAIAIPGYQVPFASREMPMPYGWGTGGVQVTASILGPDDVLKVIDQGADDTTNAVSIRAFFAKVANVATTTRTADATIIQTRHRIPETPLIQGQIIVYQVPIPEPLRFLEPRETETRVMHALEEYGLVHVKLYEDIAQHGHIATTYAYPVKVEGRYVMDPSPIPKFDNPKMHRSPALQLFGAGREKRIYALPPFTDVVSLDFEDHPFTVQRFDSHCALCNAHDVYMDEVITDDCGGRMFVCSDTDHCETRRSEGYQGAGLPQHSAGKTDWEAAE; encoded by the coding sequence ATGAAAACTCACTCCCTGCTTGCCTATAACTTCGCCTACATCGACGAACAGACCAAGCGCATGATCCGGCGTGCGATCCTGAAGGCGATCGCGATCCCTGGATACCAAGTGCCGTTCGCCTCCCGCGAGATGCCGATGCCTTATGGTTGGGGCACAGGCGGAGTGCAGGTCACCGCATCAATCCTCGGTCCGGACGACGTGCTCAAAGTCATCGATCAGGGAGCCGACGATACCACCAATGCGGTGTCGATCCGGGCCTTCTTCGCCAAGGTAGCGAATGTTGCGACCACGACGCGAACAGCCGATGCGACGATCATCCAGACCCGCCATCGCATTCCTGAGACTCCTCTCATCCAGGGCCAGATCATCGTTTATCAGGTGCCGATCCCAGAGCCTCTTCGCTTCCTCGAACCGCGCGAGACAGAAACGCGGGTCATGCATGCGCTGGAAGAATACGGGTTGGTTCACGTCAAGCTTTACGAAGACATTGCGCAGCATGGCCATATCGCCACGACCTATGCCTATCCCGTAAAGGTCGAGGGCCGGTATGTCATGGACCCATCGCCGATCCCAAAATTCGACAACCCAAAAATGCACCGTTCGCCAGCCCTGCAGCTTTTTGGTGCCGGACGCGAGAAGCGGATCTATGCGCTGCCGCCGTTCACCGATGTGGTCAGTCTCGACTTTGAGGATCATCCATTCACGGTCCAGCGCTTCGATTCCCATTGCGCGCTCTGTAATGCCCACGACGTCTATATGGACGAAGTCATCACCGACGACTGCGGTGGGCGCATGTTTGTTTGCTCTGACACGGACCATTGCGAAACCCGCCGATCCGAGGGGTATCAGGGAGCAGGTCTGCCGCAGCATAGCGCCGGGAAGACCGATTGGGAGGCCGCGGAATGA
- the phnL gene encoding phosphonate C-P lyase system protein PhnL, translating to MVTDNPSTMAGVPLLSVEDVSKSFTIHLRGGLRLPVVANVTFDVSSGECLVLGGPSGIGKSSILRMIFGNYAVDAGRILVRDRSTGEVADLAAGDPRLVLSLRRDHIGYVSQFLRAIPRVSALDVVAEPLIARGVGRTVAANRAAAMLERLNLPTALFNLPPATFSGGEKQRVNIARGFMIDHPILLLDEPTASLDETNRDVVVTMIREKLAAGTAVVGIFHDIPVREAVATKIIDVAAFSTREAA from the coding sequence ATGGTGACCGACAATCCATCTACCATGGCTGGCGTTCCCCTGCTGTCGGTCGAGGATGTATCCAAGTCATTCACGATCCACCTTCGCGGCGGCCTCCGCCTTCCCGTCGTGGCCAATGTCACGTTTGACGTCTCTTCCGGTGAATGCCTTGTGCTGGGCGGTCCGTCAGGGATCGGCAAATCGTCGATCCTGCGCATGATCTTCGGAAATTACGCCGTCGATGCCGGCCGAATCCTTGTGCGGGACCGCAGCACGGGAGAGGTCGCAGACCTCGCAGCCGGCGATCCCCGCCTCGTACTTAGTCTCCGGCGCGATCATATCGGTTATGTCAGCCAGTTTCTGCGGGCGATCCCACGGGTTTCGGCTCTGGACGTCGTGGCCGAACCTCTCATCGCGCGCGGAGTCGGGCGCACGGTCGCGGCGAACCGCGCCGCTGCCATGCTCGAGCGGCTGAACCTGCCGACGGCCCTCTTCAATCTCCCTCCGGCAACGTTCTCTGGCGGTGAGAAGCAGCGGGTGAACATCGCCCGTGGCTTCATGATTGATCACCCGATCCTACTGCTCGACGAGCCGACGGCATCGCTCGACGAGACCAATCGGGACGTCGTTGTCACGATGATCCGGGAGAAACTAGCTGCTGGAACGGCTGTTGTCGGGATCTTCCACGACATTCCGGTTCGTGAGGCCGTTGCGACGAAGATTATCGACGTTGCCGCCTTCTCGACGCGGGAGGCTGCGTGA
- a CDS encoding TRAP transporter small permease, protein MTAGLRTVGSWLARRAENVVAAMLAAMFLAFLLQIVFRYVLGLPIGWTHEASVILWIWLVLWGAAFVITEREEIRFDIVYGAVGPGARRVLCVVTAIALITLYVISFPAVLDYVTFMKVEKTSYLKIRFDWLFSIYIVFVVATIIRYIWLGWQALRGVAPDEFDPTKASSGV, encoded by the coding sequence ATGACCGCAGGGTTAAGGACGGTAGGCTCCTGGCTGGCCCGACGGGCCGAGAATGTCGTGGCCGCCATGCTGGCGGCGATGTTCCTGGCGTTTCTTCTCCAGATCGTCTTCCGGTATGTTCTCGGCCTGCCTATCGGCTGGACGCATGAGGCGAGCGTGATCCTCTGGATCTGGCTCGTTCTCTGGGGCGCAGCCTTCGTCATCACCGAACGCGAGGAGATCCGCTTCGATATCGTCTACGGAGCGGTCGGTCCCGGTGCCCGCAGGGTGCTGTGCGTCGTCACCGCCATCGCGCTCATCACACTGTACGTCATCTCATTCCCGGCGGTTCTGGATTACGTCACCTTCATGAAGGTGGAAAAGACCAGCTATCTCAAGATCCGCTTCGACTGGCTGTTCTCAATCTATATCGTTTTCGTCGTGGCCACCATCATCCGCTACATTTGGCTCGGCTGGCAGGCGCTGCGCGGCGTGGCACCCGACGAGTTCGATCCTACCAAGGCGAGTTCCGGCGTATGA
- the dctP gene encoding TRAP transporter substrate-binding protein DctP, whose translation MAFSINRRLLMAAGAALLAWSADGPATAQSPTNLRFSAVFSEQDIRAEMMKRFGEDVKAQGFNLQPYYGGNLFKQGTELVAMQRGNLEMGNIAPQDISNQVPAWSIVTSAYLFRDADHLKKVFAGDVGQQLKKMASDQLGIHILGPTYFGARQVGLKPNKKINTPEDMAGIKLRMPGGDAWQFLGQAIGANPTPMAYAEVYTGLQTGAIDGQDNPLPNIQNMKFYEVMSQIALTSHLVGFDLLAVSNKVWNAMSPEKQAAFQAAADKAIEWSTQEHLKKEAELVSLFKEKGLDVYTPDLKAFRDFAQKKYLASDLAKSWAPGMLDKINAM comes from the coding sequence ATGGCATTCAGCATCAATCGGCGCCTCCTGATGGCAGCAGGCGCAGCCCTTCTGGCGTGGAGCGCAGATGGGCCAGCCACAGCCCAATCGCCCACGAACCTGCGGTTCTCGGCCGTCTTCTCGGAGCAGGACATCCGGGCCGAGATGATGAAGCGGTTCGGCGAGGACGTTAAGGCTCAGGGCTTCAACCTTCAGCCCTATTACGGCGGCAACCTGTTCAAGCAGGGCACCGAGCTCGTTGCCATGCAGCGGGGCAACCTGGAGATGGGCAACATCGCCCCGCAGGACATCTCCAATCAGGTCCCGGCCTGGTCCATCGTTACCTCCGCCTATCTGTTCCGCGATGCCGACCACCTGAAGAAGGTGTTCGCCGGCGATGTCGGGCAGCAGCTCAAGAAGATGGCTTCGGACCAGCTGGGCATTCACATTCTCGGACCCACCTATTTCGGTGCCCGCCAGGTCGGGTTGAAGCCGAACAAAAAGATCAACACGCCGGAGGATATGGCGGGAATCAAGCTGCGCATGCCCGGCGGCGATGCCTGGCAGTTCCTGGGCCAGGCCATCGGGGCGAACCCCACGCCGATGGCTTACGCGGAGGTTTATACGGGGCTGCAGACGGGTGCGATCGACGGCCAGGACAACCCGCTGCCGAACATACAGAACATGAAGTTCTACGAGGTGATGTCGCAGATTGCACTGACCTCGCATCTTGTCGGCTTCGATCTGCTGGCGGTGTCCAACAAGGTCTGGAACGCCATGTCGCCGGAGAAGCAGGCGGCCTTCCAGGCGGCGGCCGATAAGGCGATCGAATGGAGCACCCAGGAACACTTGAAGAAAGAGGCGGAACTTGTCAGCCTCTTCAAGGAGAAGGGCCTCGACGTCTATACGCCTGACCTGAAAGCCTTCCGCGACTTCGCTCAGAAGAAGTATCTCGCCTCAGATCTCGCGAAGAGCTGGGCGCCGGGCATGCTGGACAAGATCAACGCCATGTGA
- the phnF gene encoding phosphonate metabolism transcriptional regulator PhnF, with the protein MSPDGDGVTRWRRVADDIRSSIGDGIISDALPSELELAARYGVNRHTVRRAIAALTADGLLRVERGRGTFVNNKPERIVYPIGSRTRFSENMLKQSLEPSGRLIKSDYVLSDSVMAALLECRVGTRLHRLDSLSVANGVPLSRSTSYFSAERFPGIIDAYAESGSITEALRREGVGDYRRRETRLTAERVSAKDAELMSCAADAVVLISKAIDVDLEGHPVQFIRTKFLADRVELVMLQN; encoded by the coding sequence ATGAGCCCGGACGGAGACGGCGTCACACGCTGGCGACGGGTGGCGGACGACATCCGCAGCAGTATCGGTGACGGCATCATTTCGGATGCTCTGCCGTCCGAGCTTGAATTGGCAGCGCGTTATGGTGTCAATCGCCATACGGTCCGCCGTGCCATTGCAGCTTTGACGGCAGACGGGTTGCTGCGCGTGGAGCGTGGACGCGGCACGTTCGTCAACAACAAGCCGGAGCGCATCGTCTATCCCATCGGCTCACGCACACGCTTTTCCGAAAACATGCTGAAGCAATCGTTGGAGCCTTCAGGCCGGCTCATCAAATCCGACTACGTTCTGTCGGATTCTGTGATGGCGGCCCTGCTCGAATGCCGCGTCGGCACGCGACTTCACCGTCTCGACAGCCTCTCGGTTGCGAACGGCGTCCCGCTCTCGCGTTCGACATCGTACTTTTCGGCAGAGCGCTTTCCAGGGATCATCGACGCCTATGCCGAAAGCGGCTCTATCACCGAAGCCTTACGGCGCGAGGGAGTTGGCGACTATCGCCGCCGGGAGACCCGCCTGACGGCAGAACGCGTTTCGGCTAAGGACGCCGAGCTCATGAGCTGCGCAGCTGATGCCGTCGTCCTGATCAGTAAAGCGATCGATGTGGATCTCGAAGGGCATCCGGTGCAGTTTATCAGAACCAAGTTTCTGGCGGATCGGGTGGAACTGGTGATGCTCCAGAACTGA
- a CDS encoding carbon-phosphorus lyase complex subunit PhnI has product MYVAVKGGEAAISNAHRLMADRRRGDRDVPALSVEQIVNQLSLGVDRVMAEGSLYDPELAAMAVRQARGDLIEAIFLLRAYRTTLPRFGNACPIDTNRMRIERRVSATFKDIPGGQLLGPTFDYTHRLIDPTMACDEAVADPIRRERPKEDNCPRVTDLLDGEGLIEADVPSNDEPGDLTREATAYPVGREIRLQALARGDEGFLLALGYSTQRGYGRTHPFVGEIRIGTVDIELDVPELGFAVCVGSIRVTECQMVSQFKGSADTPPRFTRGYGLVFGQSERKAMAMSLVDRALRADEFNEQRMAPAQDEEFVLEHCDNVQATGFVEHLKLPHYVDFQAELELLRTLRREAETVSSNKLMSEAAE; this is encoded by the coding sequence ATGTATGTCGCGGTTAAAGGTGGAGAGGCGGCGATTTCCAATGCGCATCGTCTCATGGCTGATCGCCGGCGTGGCGATCGCGATGTGCCGGCGCTCTCCGTCGAGCAGATCGTCAATCAATTATCCCTTGGCGTCGATCGTGTGATGGCGGAGGGTTCTCTCTACGATCCCGAACTTGCGGCGATGGCCGTGCGCCAAGCACGTGGCGATCTGATTGAAGCGATCTTCCTTCTGCGCGCTTATCGGACCACATTGCCGCGGTTTGGCAATGCGTGTCCGATCGACACGAACAGGATGCGCATTGAGCGCCGAGTCTCTGCGACCTTCAAGGATATCCCGGGCGGCCAGCTCTTGGGGCCGACCTTCGACTACACGCACCGCCTGATCGATCCCACCATGGCATGTGACGAAGCTGTCGCGGATCCGATCAGGCGTGAGCGACCCAAAGAGGACAACTGTCCGAGAGTGACGGATCTACTTGATGGTGAAGGGCTGATCGAAGCCGATGTCCCAAGCAACGATGAACCAGGTGATTTGACTCGTGAGGCGACTGCCTATCCCGTCGGACGCGAGATTCGCCTGCAGGCACTAGCGCGCGGCGACGAGGGCTTCCTGCTGGCCCTCGGCTATTCGACACAGCGCGGCTACGGGCGGACGCACCCCTTCGTCGGTGAGATCCGAATCGGCACGGTTGATATTGAACTGGACGTGCCGGAACTTGGGTTTGCGGTGTGTGTCGGCTCGATCCGCGTCACAGAGTGCCAGATGGTGTCGCAGTTCAAGGGAAGCGCCGACACGCCGCCGCGTTTCACGCGCGGTTACGGGCTCGTCTTTGGGCAATCCGAGCGCAAGGCGATGGCCATGAGCCTCGTCGATCGCGCGCTGAGAGCCGACGAGTTCAACGAGCAACGGATGGCTCCGGCGCAAGACGAAGAGTTCGTGCTGGAACACTGCGACAACGTGCAGGCTACGGGCTTCGTCGAGCACCTGAAGCTGCCTCACTATGTCGATTTCCAGGCAGAACTCGAATTGCTGCGAACATTACGCCGCGAGGCCGAAACGGTGAGTTCCAATAAACTAATGAGCGAGGCAGCAGAATGA
- a CDS encoding GntR family transcriptional regulator — protein sequence MSIELLATSIADRAYDRIRADIVFGRLKPGARLRLDRLAGEYGTSVSTLREILSRLSSEGLVIAEGQRGFRVAPVSPEGFEDVAAMRLLLETYALPLSFKAGDLEWESRVVAAHHKLAFMERQMLGGNQEGTELWKRYDREFHQCLIEACGSQTLLDLYGGVFDQYLRYQMVAVVFRGEIAAEEHRMLLNCALTRKADEACRLLTRHVNGCVAHTLESGALT from the coding sequence ATGAGCATCGAGTTGCTGGCAACATCCATTGCAGACCGTGCCTATGATCGGATCCGGGCGGACATCGTTTTCGGTCGTCTGAAACCGGGAGCACGTCTCCGGCTGGACCGATTGGCAGGCGAATATGGGACGAGCGTCAGCACCCTCCGGGAGATTCTGAGTCGCCTGTCGTCGGAAGGTCTCGTGATCGCCGAAGGGCAGCGCGGCTTTCGGGTCGCTCCGGTTTCGCCTGAGGGATTCGAGGATGTCGCGGCCATGCGGCTGCTCCTGGAAACCTACGCTCTGCCCCTGTCCTTCAAGGCCGGGGATCTGGAATGGGAGAGCCGCGTCGTGGCTGCCCATCACAAGCTCGCCTTCATGGAGCGGCAGATGTTGGGCGGCAATCAGGAGGGCACGGAACTCTGGAAGCGGTACGACCGCGAATTTCACCAGTGCCTGATCGAGGCTTGTGGCTCCCAGACCTTGCTCGATCTCTACGGCGGCGTCTTCGACCAATACCTTCGGTATCAGATGGTGGCCGTCGTTTTCCGCGGAGAAATCGCGGCCGAGGAGCATCGCATGCTGCTGAACTGCGCCCTGACGCGCAAGGCCGACGAGGCCTGCCGTCTGCTCACCCGGCATGTGAATGGATGCGTGGCCCACACACTGGAAAGCGGGGCGCTGACATGA
- the phnK gene encoding phosphonate C-P lyase system protein PhnK — protein sequence MNSEPILSVRNLEKRYGDFIGCTDISFDTWPGEVVAIVGESGSGKTTLLNCISTRLERSSGEIRYRMRDQSFPDLAELSEAELRFLMRTDWGFVHQNPADGLRMRVSAGANVGERLMAIGDRNYGEIRRRASDWLERVEIAASRIDDMPVAFSGGMRQRLQIARNLVTHPRLIFMDEPTGGLDVSVQARVLDLLRMLVSDLSLSVIIVTHDLGVARLLSQRMIVMKSGRIVEQGLTDRVMDDPSHPYTQLLVASILEN from the coding sequence ATGAACAGCGAACCGATCCTTTCCGTCCGAAATCTGGAAAAGCGCTACGGCGACTTCATCGGCTGCACGGATATCTCCTTTGATACATGGCCGGGCGAGGTTGTCGCGATCGTGGGCGAGTCCGGCTCGGGCAAAACCACCCTTCTCAACTGCATTTCCACTCGGCTGGAGCGCAGCAGCGGCGAAATCCGGTACCGGATGCGCGATCAAAGCTTCCCTGATCTCGCGGAGCTGAGTGAAGCCGAACTCCGCTTCCTCATGCGGACGGATTGGGGTTTCGTCCACCAGAACCCGGCGGATGGGTTGCGGATGCGGGTATCTGCCGGGGCTAACGTCGGCGAACGGCTGATGGCGATTGGCGACCGCAACTATGGCGAGATCCGGCGCCGGGCCAGCGACTGGTTGGAACGTGTCGAGATCGCAGCCTCCCGCATCGACGATATGCCGGTGGCTTTCTCGGGCGGCATGCGACAGCGTCTACAGATTGCGCGCAATCTCGTGACCCACCCGCGTTTGATCTTCATGGATGAGCCGACCGGCGGTCTCGACGTATCGGTCCAGGCGCGTGTTCTGGATTTGCTACGAATGCTGGTCTCGGATCTCAGTTTGTCGGTGATCATCGTCACCCATGATCTCGGCGTCGCCCGGCTTCTGTCGCAGCGCATGATTGTCATGAAGAGCGGACGGATCGTCGAGCAGGGGCTGACCGATCGCGTGATGGACGATCCAAGCCATCCCTATACCCAGCTTCTCGTCGCCTCGATCCTGGAGAATTGA
- the phnG gene encoding phosphonate C-P lyase system protein PhnG: MHPFNEDRKRRLDILTSSDQAKLAERYAALASTAPAATPIRGPEIGTLMLRGRAGGGGAIFNLGEATVTRTTVKLATGEIGHAIVLGRHLQKARIVAHLDALSQLPDWVQVIEAGFVTPALAEQDEARIRQAEETEATRVDFFTMVRGED; encoded by the coding sequence ATGCACCCTTTCAATGAAGACCGGAAGCGACGGCTTGATATCCTGACTTCCAGCGACCAGGCCAAGCTAGCGGAGCGATACGCTGCGCTGGCGTCCACCGCTCCCGCAGCAACACCGATCCGAGGCCCTGAAATCGGCACGCTCATGCTTCGCGGACGGGCGGGCGGTGGTGGCGCGATCTTCAATCTCGGCGAGGCGACGGTGACCCGCACCACCGTGAAGCTCGCAACAGGCGAGATCGGCCACGCGATTGTCCTTGGTCGCCACCTGCAGAAGGCAAGAATCGTCGCGCACCTTGATGCGCTCTCCCAACTTCCCGACTGGGTCCAAGTGATCGAAGCGGGCTTTGTAACGCCGGCGCTTGCAGAACAAGACGAAGCGCGGATACGGCAGGCCGAAGAGACCGAGGCCACGCGCGTCGACTTCTTCACCATGGTTCGCGGAGAAGATTGA
- the phnH gene encoding phosphonate C-P lyase system protein PhnH: protein MTATTLLDGGFTAPVFQSQAAFRLVMDAMAQPGLVVDVGQPVQAPAPLAPAAAAFLATLADYDTPVWIEDEGAEAAVSWLTFHTGAAVTKDPATASFAVLSTKSLVGGWSKLAMGTLSYPDRSATLLLPVESLRDGTPRRIRGPGIETVAMIAPHGLPDGFTEAMAHNAARFPLGFDLVLICGSELLALPRTTRLVEA from the coding sequence ATGACGGCGACAACCCTTCTGGATGGCGGGTTCACCGCCCCGGTGTTTCAATCGCAGGCTGCATTCCGGCTGGTGATGGACGCGATGGCGCAGCCGGGCCTCGTCGTCGATGTGGGCCAGCCGGTTCAAGCACCTGCGCCGCTTGCGCCGGCAGCGGCTGCCTTCCTGGCAACTCTCGCCGACTATGATACCCCGGTCTGGATTGAAGACGAGGGTGCAGAAGCAGCCGTGTCGTGGCTGACGTTTCACACGGGCGCCGCTGTCACCAAAGACCCGGCGACGGCGAGTTTTGCGGTTCTATCCACGAAGAGCCTCGTCGGTGGCTGGTCGAAACTCGCAATGGGCACGCTCTCCTACCCCGACCGATCCGCGACACTGCTTTTGCCGGTTGAAAGCCTGCGCGATGGAACGCCGCGGAGAATCCGCGGACCGGGAATCGAAACCGTTGCCATGATCGCACCGCACGGATTGCCGGATGGTTTCACCGAGGCGATGGCGCACAATGCGGCACGCTTCCCTCTCGGCTTTGATCTGGTTTTGATCTGCGGCAGCGAATTGCTCGCACTGCCGCGCACCACACGTCTTGTGGAGGCTTGA
- a CDS encoding GntR family transcriptional regulator, which translates to MLQPSTVGESAYRKIRSDIIFGRLRPGKKLKLERLKVDYGASVSTLREILNRLHSERLVVAEGQKGFEVAPVSIPNLREIAALRQLLECRALEQSFRAGDMDWEGRIVAAHHRLARMEERMADGDRSHTEEWKRYDWQFHQALISACGSKMLIDNHAAVFDKYLRYQMIALSYRGEVAAREHALLLECALARDSARACEVLTRHVAGGVEHALATGTIS; encoded by the coding sequence ATCCTTCAGCCCTCCACGGTCGGCGAGAGCGCCTACCGGAAGATCCGGTCCGACATCATCTTCGGCCGGCTCCGCCCAGGCAAGAAGCTGAAGCTCGAGCGCTTGAAGGTCGATTACGGAGCTAGCGTCAGCACGCTCAGAGAGATCCTGAACCGCCTTCACTCCGAACGGCTCGTGGTGGCCGAGGGGCAGAAGGGCTTCGAAGTGGCGCCCGTCTCAATCCCGAACCTGAGAGAAATTGCCGCTCTCCGGCAACTCCTCGAATGCCGCGCTCTGGAACAGTCGTTCCGGGCCGGCGATATGGATTGGGAGGGCAGGATCGTCGCCGCCCACCACCGGCTCGCCAGGATGGAAGAGCGGATGGCGGACGGAGATCGAAGCCACACCGAGGAGTGGAAGCGCTACGATTGGCAGTTTCACCAGGCGCTCATCTCAGCCTGTGGATCGAAGATGCTGATCGACAACCATGCGGCGGTTTTCGACAAGTACCTGCGCTATCAGATGATTGCCCTGAGCTACCGCGGTGAGGTCGCCGCCCGCGAGCATGCTCTTCTTCTGGAATGCGCGCTCGCAAGAGATTCCGCGCGTGCCTGCGAGGTTCTGACCCGCCACGTTGCCGGTGGCGTCGAGCATGCGCTCGCAACGGGAACCATCAGTTAG